Sequence from the Peromyscus eremicus chromosome 4, PerEre_H2_v1, whole genome shotgun sequence genome:
AGCACTTAGCACTTGTGGAGAGGATTCAACAGACTGAAGGAGCTGTTACTGCTGTCATGATCAGTGTCACTGAAAATGCAGTAGCCCGGTCCCCTCCCCAGGGGGTCCCCCTCTTCCAAGACAGTGAGACCTACCTAACACAGTATTTAAAGTTGCTGTGAACTCTAGATTCTGATCTCGGAAATACGGGTTAAGTAAAAGcacagttttactttttaaaatggggGTGGTGATATAGCCCTTGTATAGCGTGCAGGAAGTTgtgggtttgatccttagcaactcataaactgggtgtggtggcttagGGAGTAGActggatcagaaattcaaggtcattattGGTTATATGCtgatgagtctgaggccagcctacagctatataagaccctgtctcagatgaAACCAAACCAGAGGTCAAGAGAGTTATCAGTCAGTGTGCACTGGGCAGCCTGGCAGCCGAGTGAGCAGAGCCTTTCCCCATCTCATGCTTTTCGTATTTTTCCAGATGCCCTCTAGCGAACTTCCAGGGGTAGCTGCTTCTTCCTGCGCCCCACTCATTACAGTTCTGTAGACCAGAGGTAGCTCAGCCTCCTTGGCAGAGTGTTCAGGGATACCAAGGACCCTTCCCACCCATGTTGGTGGCACAGGCTGGCTCTCCCTAAAGCAGCTTCTGGTCCAGCACTTCTCAGTGGGCTAACCACTTGGGGCACAGAAACCACTGTAGATTCCCAGGCTTCCTGAGTCCAGCCAGATGGAGCTCTGGGGAGACTCGCCTGTACTTGCTGTTTACAGCCCCCTCTCCACACCGCAGGTTATTCACAGGAAGTTACACAGAGCCTCCCTCCTGTACTCCCATCTCTGGGAGTCCCTCACTGGACCTACTGTCTGTCCCCACAGTCCTGTCCACACCCACCGTGTACACACTTGCAGatgtgttttggtttcttttgtttcaagacaaggtttccctgtgtagccctggctgtcttggaactccctgtgtagccctggctgtcttggaactcgctctgtagaccaggctggcctcagactcagagatccacctgcctcttccccgaaaatgctggaattaaaggcatctgccaccaccgAGCAGCTCTAATGGTGGAATTTGTATATTCTTCCCTCATCCTTGGGGTCCACAATTGTGATCTGCCTGTGGTAACTTCCTCTTATGGGTACCTTTCAGGGTGAACCATGATCCCGGTGACAGAGCTCCGCTACTTTGCGGACACCCAGCCAGCATACCGGATCCTGAAGCCATGGTGGGATGTGTTCACTGACTACATCTCCATTGTCATGCTGATGATTGCTGTCTTTGGGGGGACGTTGCAAGTCACCCAGGACAAGATGATCTGCCTACCATGTAAGTGGGTCACCAAAGACTCCTGCAACGACTCCTTCCGGGGCTGGGCAGCCTCCAGCCCAGAGCCCACTTACCCCAACTCCACAGTCGTGCCGACCGCCGACACAGGCCCCACAGGTATTAAGTATGACCTAGACCGCCACCAGTACAACTACGTAGACGCCGTGTGCTACGAGAACCGTCTGCACTGGTTCGCCAAGTACTTCCCCTACCTCGTGCTCCTGCACACCCTCATCTTCCTGGCCTGCAGCAACTTCTGGTTCAAGTTCCCGCGCACCAGTTCCAAGTTGGAGCACTTTGTGTCTATCCTGCTCAAGTGCTTCGATTCGCCGTGGACCACAAGGGCCCTGTCAGAGACAGTGGTGGAGGAGAGTGACCCCAAGCCAGCCTTCAGCAAGATGAATGGCTCCATGGACAAGAAGTCATCTACAGTCAGCGAGGACGTGGAGGCCACTGTGCCCATGCTGCAGCGGACCAAGTCACGGATTGAGCAGGGCATCGTGGACCGATCAGAGACGGGCGTGCTGGACAAGAAGGAAGGGGAGCAGGCAAAGGCACTGTTTGAGAAGGTGAAGAAGTTTCGGACCCACGTGGAGGAGGGGGACATCGTGTACCGCCTCTACATGCGGCAGACCATCATCAAGGTGATCAAGTTCGTCCTCATCATCTGCTACACTGTCTACTATGTGCACAACATCAAGTTCGACGTGGACTGCACTGTGGACATCGAGAGCCTGACAGGTTACCGCACCTACCGGTGTGCCCACCCTCTGGCCACGCTCTTCAAGATCTTGGCGTCCTTCTACATCAGCTTGGTCATCTTCTATGGGCTCATCTGCATGTACACGCTGTGGTGGATGCTGCGGCGCTCCCTCAAGAAGTACTCGTTTGAGTCAATCCGAGAGGAGAGCAGCTACAGCGACATCCCAGATGTCAAGAACGACTTCGCTTTCATGCTGCACCTCATCGACCAGTACGACCCGCTTTACTCAAAGCGCTTTGCCGTCTTCCTGTCTGAAGTGAGCGAGAACAAGCTGCGGCAGCTGAACCTCAACAACGAGTGGACTCTGGACAAGCTGCGTCAGCGGCTCACCAAGAACGCCCAGGACAAGCTGGAGCTACACCTCTTCATGCTCAGTGGCATCCCTGACACTGTGTTTGACCTGGTCGAGCTGGAGGTCCTGAAGCTGGAACTGATCCCTGATGTGACCATCCCGCCCAGCATCGCCCAGCTCACGGGCCTTAAGGAGCTGTGGCTCTACCACACAGCAGCCAAGATCGAGGCTCCTGCTCTGGCCTTCCTGCGTGAGAACCTGCGGGCACTGCACATCAAGTTCACCGACATCAAGGAGATCCCCCTGTGGATCTACAGCCTGAAGACGCTGGAGGAGCTGCACCTGACGGGGAACCTGAGCGCGGAGAACAACCGCTACATTGTCATCGACGGGCTCCGGGAGCTCAAGCGCCTCAAGGTGCTGCGGCTCAAGAGCAACCTGAGCAAGCTCCCGCAGGTGGTCACGGACGTGGGCGTGCACCTGCAGAAGCTCTCCATCAACAACGAGGGCACCAAGCTCATCGTCCTCAACAGCCTCAAGAAGATGGTGAACCTGACGGAGCTGGAGCTGATCCGCTGTGACCTGGAGCGCATCCCTCACTCCATCTTCAGCCTCCACAACCTGCAGGAGATCGACCTCAAGGACAACAACCTCAAGACCATCGAGGAGATCATCAGCTTCCAGCATCTGCACCGCCTCACCTGCCTTAAGCTGTGGTACAACCACATTGCCTACATCCCCATCCAGATCGGCAACCTCACCAACCTCGAGCGCCTCTACCTGAACCGCAACAAGATCGAGAAGATCCCCACCCAGCTCTTCTACTGCCGCAAGCTGCGCTACCTGGACCTCAGCCACAACAACCTGACCTTCCTTCCCGCTGACATCGGCCTCCTGCAGAACCTCCAGAACCTGGCTGTCACGGCCAATAGGGTGAGTGGTCTGCCCCGGGATGGCCTGCCGGGCGGATGGGCGGGCGTTCGGGAGAACTAGTGCCTCGGGACACTTCTGAGGTTGAGGTCCTCACTTGTTTCTAGAAACTCGGATACTTGTTCAGGAGCCGGACTCCAGGCCTCACTGCAGATCTGCTAAATCAGAATCTCGGGCTGGGAGTCTGTCCTTGTCACATAAGCTCAGAGTTCTGCCACGAGAGTGGTGTGGTCAGGCAGGGCCTGTGTTTCAGGGGCGTACATAACCCAGGAATCCCAAGACCAAGGTTCTCTTGGAGTGGGCTGGTGGGAGGTAGGTCTTAACCTGGAGTTTGTGGTATCTGTCTCCCTCAGCTTGTCTCCAATGAGATTTCGAGCCGAGGGCCAGCTTGGGTCTCCTCAGCAAGAGAAGCCCTGAGGGCGGCTTTGCTGGCTGAGGTGAAGGCAGATGGTCTCTGTAGCTGCACCATTGCTCATGTCCCTCTCCCTTCTGTGTCGGGCGCTGGAGGGAAAAGTTGGGCTTAAACGGCTTGGCTCGTCCCCACCTGCTTGTCTGGAGAAGAAATTATGCAGACTGGGGCCCAGCACTGTGGGAAGCAATGCCCTTGAGACTGTGGGTGGCCTCTGTGCACCAACTCTGTGTGTGACTCGAAAGCCCCCACCAAGCAGTAACGGGGCCGTTAGATTGGGGCGGAGGGCAGGGCACTTCTGTGGCTTGTGGTCTAGCCTCCAGGGGAAACCAGGCTGCAGCCACTGATGTTGGGTGGGAGGTTCCGCTGTACTCAGGATGTCTTCCTGTCAAAGGTGGGGAGCCTGAGGTTGGGGGCAGGAGACAGAGCTAGAGCACCAGATCAGCCACCGCCTCTGTGCCTTTAAGTTCTGCTGGCTCTTGAGTGACGGTTGTGGTGACCTTGAGCAGGTGCGACACCGCAGCCTCCTCTCTACCAGCCTCAGACGTGGAGGACAGTGGATCTAGCTCAACTCGCCTCGACGTGGCACAGATTGGTGATGGCCTaggtgcttccttccttccttggttgCTACACGCCTTTAGTGCAGGCCATCCTGTATCCTCCATGTCAGAGGGATCGGGACAGTCCTTATTTCCCCACCCCAGCCATGGCTTATGTCTATTTGAGAGTATTCAAGGATGGTGGCCCAACTCCGGTTGTTTAGTGGGACTATAGTGGGACCCATTGAAAAGAGGAAGTGGATGTCCATGaaggaaaaagcaaaaaccaaaacaaaacatgtttggGAAGTACTGCACAGGCCAGTCCCTTCTATAATGTGGGGTGGGGTACCAAGTGGATCCCTGCGGCGTAATGTTGGAGCCTGGTTACTCCGGGAAGTTGGGATGGACTCTCCATCCCTCACCCTGAGGTGCCTGCTATGCTTCAGGTGCTGGGCCAGACTCCTACAGGGTTCAGGAAGGTGTGGGACAGCTTTCAGCCTCCCCttacctcctcccccacccccgggtTCTCACACCAGGCTTGCCTATTAGTGTCATGCCTGTAGGCTGAGGTCACCCCTTAGGAAAGGAGCTGGCGGAGGCATGTTGTTCTTTAGGAGGAAGGAGACCCTCTGAAA
This genomic interval carries:
- the Lrrc8a gene encoding volume-regulated anion channel subunit LRRC8A: MIPVTELRYFADTQPAYRILKPWWDVFTDYISIVMLMIAVFGGTLQVTQDKMICLPCKWVTKDSCNDSFRGWAASSPEPTYPNSTVVPTADTGPTGIKYDLDRHQYNYVDAVCYENRLHWFAKYFPYLVLLHTLIFLACSNFWFKFPRTSSKLEHFVSILLKCFDSPWTTRALSETVVEESDPKPAFSKMNGSMDKKSSTVSEDVEATVPMLQRTKSRIEQGIVDRSETGVLDKKEGEQAKALFEKVKKFRTHVEEGDIVYRLYMRQTIIKVIKFVLIICYTVYYVHNIKFDVDCTVDIESLTGYRTYRCAHPLATLFKILASFYISLVIFYGLICMYTLWWMLRRSLKKYSFESIREESSYSDIPDVKNDFAFMLHLIDQYDPLYSKRFAVFLSEVSENKLRQLNLNNEWTLDKLRQRLTKNAQDKLELHLFMLSGIPDTVFDLVELEVLKLELIPDVTIPPSIAQLTGLKELWLYHTAAKIEAPALAFLRENLRALHIKFTDIKEIPLWIYSLKTLEELHLTGNLSAENNRYIVIDGLRELKRLKVLRLKSNLSKLPQVVTDVGVHLQKLSINNEGTKLIVLNSLKKMVNLTELELIRCDLERIPHSIFSLHNLQEIDLKDNNLKTIEEIISFQHLHRLTCLKLWYNHIAYIPIQIGNLTNLERLYLNRNKIEKIPTQLFYCRKLRYLDLSHNNLTFLPADIGLLQNLQNLAVTANRIEALPPELFQCRKLRALHLGNNVLQSLPSRVGELTNLTQIELRGNRLECLPVELGECPLLKRSGLVVEEDLFSTLPPEVKERLWRADKEQA